ACAGCCGACTTTTGTGCGCGAATCTCACCCAGCAGCGTCCGGTCGTCGAAACGCTGTCCCCAGGGATCGACCCCCAGGGCGACGAGTTTCTTCATCTTTTCGCGGCGCGACTGTTCGTGAATGCCAGCTTCAGTGGCGGCATCCATGGGCTCTGGCGTATTCTCGGACATCGTGATTCCAGGGACTAGTGCGGCGGGCACGAGCTCGAAAGTGCTGGCAATAAAGTGATAACCAGCAACATTTTATTGCCATGCGGCTAGGGAGCAAGGAGAGGGACGGGAGGTTCGCTTCGAGCGCCGCGGGGGCTCACCGGGGATGCTACGGCAATCCAAAGCTGACAATCAGCTGCAACTGGCTTGCGGCGGCCAGATCCTTGGGAGTGATCAATTGGCGGTCGACCGGCACCGGTCCTTGTTCGATCTGGGTGATCGTTTTCTCGAACGGCTGCCAGCGGAGATCGCCAAACCGGACCAGCTTGCCGACCGTCTCGCCCCCGCTCGCATCGCGATACGCTTTATAGATCAGCTCGCTGCAGTAGATTTTTTCGTCGTCCATCTGATAACGCACATCGTAGGGCCGACCTTGATAGGCACGTGTGGCTTCGAGCAGTTGGGGGACGAGCGGCTGCAGGTCGTCGCGCCAGCGGTAGACGGCAAAATGCTCGTCGCGACCGCGCATGAGAAACTCCGAGAGGGGTGTTGCGCCGACAGCGGCATACGCTTCGTACACCACCCAGTTGCCATCGAGCCGAGCAACGATGCCACAGTGCGAAAAGGGAGACTCGGTCGCTCCCTCGATGGCGCTGACCAGTGGCGAATGGGGAAGCGATTGAAAAATCACATCCCCTTCCCTCGGCTGATAGCGGAGCCGCGCGAGGATCGCTGGCCCATACGTGGCACCTACGACCACAAGCGCGAGCACCACAAAAACTGCCAGGAGCGCCACGAAGATCTGTCGCTCCCGGGCGCGTCGCGAAGGGGCTGGCATCGAGAACTCCTCACGTAGTTTGACAACCATGCCAAGGAGCAGCGCGACGCGCAGGCTCCTCTACTCCACTGGTGTGACGAGCGAATCGAAGACGCGGACGGTTTTCCAGTTCGCTTTGCACTCTTCGATGAACTTCAGGTGACGGGGGTGAGTGGCGTACAGATCGTGAGCCGCTTTGTCTTTGAAGACCAAATGCAAAGCGACATCGAACGTTTGATCGTTCACCTCGCGCGCAAACTCTTCGCCACGTGCACCAGCCGAGTAGTACACCGTTCCTTCGTGTTTGCTCAGGTATTTATTGCATGCATCGATCAAAGTTTTGCGCGTTTCGGGGGTGTTGTCTTTGAGTGTGAAGAAGACCATGTGGCCGATTTGTGGTTCGGCAGCCTGCAGCGAAGTTGCGAGGGACGAAGCGAGGAGCGTGGTAGCCAGCAGAGCCATAGTCAGCAGCGAGCGCATGGGAGAAGTCTCCAAAAACAGCCTGAAAATTCGAAGAAAACGAGGCTGTAGTCTACTCGATCCGGGGAGTGAATTCGAGCAAGCTGGCCCTGTGTTGATGAGGCACACTGGCAAAGCCAGTGGCACCCGAGAGTAAGGCCAATGCAGCCGGCCCTACCTTGCTGCTCTACCAACCGGGGCCGACGAAGTCGGCAAGAGACTCTCGCCCCAAAGTCTGCGAATTGCGAGGAGCCAATGGTTATCTTCGAGCAGTTATCGAGTCGTACAAGACTCCAGCAGCTGCGCTGCCCCGGTAGCAGAGCTACCGGGGGTACCCACAGTCAGGCCGACCTTACGGTTCGGCGGTGGTGGTGCTGTTGAGAATCCGGTCGCCGCCGATCTCTTCGGCTCGAAGCCATAGCGTTTTGCCCACCAGATCCTTGCCGTCGGGGAGCAGGAAGGTGAGGGTGCTGCGTCCCGGCGCTTGGTCGATCACCTGACGAATCTCGCGACGACGACCAGGAGGAAACAGCGTGCATTCGAAATTCACCGACTTCTCCGACAGGTTGGTCATGTGCTGCTCGACCACCAGCATCCCATCGCTTCGCAGACGTGTAGAGAGCTCGAGTTTGACATCGGCCAGACCGAGCGAGAGGCTGCGATAGACGCGGAACTTATAAACCTTGTCGACCGTCAACAGGAACTCGAGCGCCAAGGGCTGATCGCCGCTGCTGGCGTCGGGCTTGAGCGCGATCGTCATCTTTTCCGACAGCTGATCGTCGCTCGCGAGCTTGAAACGCTTGGCCCGAGGATCGGTTTCCCACGAGGCTGGTGGAATGAGAGTCACTTCCCCACCTACACCGCGCGGAAACGGGTTTTTCACGGTAAATTCGATCGTTTGTTCGCGCCCGAACGTACTCGCGACACGCGGCGAAGTGAACGACAAACCGATCTGCCAACGCGCGATCGGGTCGACAATCCCGGTGACGAACGTCGGTACGGGTCCGACCAAAACTTGGTGCTGATCGCGGCCATCGACACTCTGGCGCTCAAGCTTGATCTCGCGTCCCCAGAGATCGATCTGTCGCAGGTTCTCGCCCAGCTCGATCAGTTCGGTCGTTGGGGTGTGATTCCAAATCATCATCACCGCCTCGCCATCG
This window of the Pirellula staleyi DSM 6068 genome carries:
- a CDS encoding YiiX/YebB-like N1pC/P60 family cysteine hydrolase, giving the protein MPAPSRRARERQIFVALLAVFVVLALVVVGATYGPAILARLRYQPREGDVIFQSLPHSPLVSAIEGATESPFSHCGIVARLDGNWVVYEAYAAVGATPLSEFLMRGRDEHFAVYRWRDDLQPLVPQLLEATRAYQGRPYDVRYQMDDEKIYCSELIYKAYRDASGGETVGKLVRFGDLRWQPFEKTITQIEQGPVPVDRQLITPKDLAAASQLQLIVSFGLP
- a CDS encoding Dabb family protein, with translation MRSLLTMALLATTLLASSLATSLQAAEPQIGHMVFFTLKDNTPETRKTLIDACNKYLSKHEGTVYYSAGARGEEFAREVNDQTFDVALHLVFKDKAAHDLYATHPRHLKFIEECKANWKTVRVFDSLVTPVE